The window TTAGATGCACATTTCGCAAGTGTTTTCGTAAAGGCTATAACTGCAGCTTTTGAAGAAGCATAAGCGCCTGTCATATTTTTTATTGCACGTCCCATAATAGATGAAATCGTAACTACTGAACCCTTAACATCATTTTCCATCATATGAAGAATAGCCGCCTTTGAAAAGAAAAATGCCCCTTTGACATTTACACCATAGACTCGATCCCAATCGTCAGGTGTAGCTTCGAGGGCTGAAGACGACCTATCTGAGATTCCAGCATTTGCCACAGCTACATCGATTTTGCCAAACTTGTCTGCTGACTTTTTTATAAGCTCATTTATTGAATCGTTATCAGACACATCAACATATATATATTCTGCAATACCACCTTCATTGGCAATTATCTCAACAGTTTCCCTGCCTCCTTTCTCATCGATATCGGCAACTATTACATTTGCTCCTTCTGAAGCGAATCTTTTACAGATGCCCCTTCCAATACCACTCCCTCCTCCTGTAACTACAACATTTTTATCTATAAATCTTTTCAATCCTTTTTCCATTTCAACCCCCTCCTTTTTATTTATCTGATTTGAATTCTTTCAAAAAAAATGATTTTCTATTTTCATAACTTATCTAAAAGATAAAAAATGACATTATTCAAAAAAATTATTAAAGCAAAATTTCTTTCAAGGCCTAATAGGTTTTTAGTTAACTGCATTGTTGACGGCAGTAAAATTAGCGCCTATCTGCCAAACCCCGGACGACTTTATGAGCTTTTTTTCGTCAATTCCACTCTTTATTTAGAAAAAAATGAAAAAAGAGATAGAAAAACAAAATATACCGTCGTAGCAGTCGAAAGAGACAATTCTCCTGTTATGCTTCATACTCACCGCACA is drawn from Candidatus Schekmanbacteria bacterium and contains these coding sequences:
- a CDS encoding glucose 1-dehydrogenase is translated as MEKGLKRFIDKNVVVTGGGSGIGRGICKRFASEGANVIVADIDEKGGRETVEIIANEGGIAEYIYVDVSDNDSINELIKKSADKFGKIDVAVANAGISDRSSSALEATPDDWDRVYGVNVKGAFFFSKAAILHMMENDVKGSVVTISSIMGRAIKNMTGAYASSKAAVIAFTKTLAKCASNAGIRVNSVAPGMVATNLYNLVEKELMMEKNSFVKWIIDQSIKNGNILIPREGTPEDIAAAVAFLSSEDASYITAQVLCVDGGMDWSW